The following proteins are co-located in the Aneurinibacillus sp. REN35 genome:
- the gcvH gene encoding glycine cleavage system protein GcvH has product MSQLQMEYRYSKEHEWVEVLDGGRVRVGITHFAQNQLGDIVFIELPEEGAVVKVDESMGTVESVKAVSDIYSPVSGEVVEVNQALEDAPETINGDAYDAGWMVVIALSDPAELDALMTAEQYEAYSKEEE; this is encoded by the coding sequence ATGAGTCAATTGCAGATGGAGTATAGATACAGCAAGGAACATGAATGGGTGGAAGTGCTTGACGGTGGGCGTGTACGTGTCGGCATTACGCACTTTGCTCAAAATCAGCTCGGGGATATCGTATTTATTGAACTGCCGGAGGAAGGCGCTGTCGTAAAGGTAGATGAAAGCATGGGTACTGTTGAATCCGTGAAAGCTGTGTCCGATATTTACTCACCGGTAAGTGGGGAAGTGGTGGAGGTAAACCAGGCGCTCGAAGATGCACCGGAGACAATTAACGGGGATGCATATGATGCTGGCTGGATGGTTGTTATTGCCCTCTCTGATCCCGCAGAGCTGGATGCATTGATGACAGCCGAGCAGTATGAAGCATACAGCAAGGAGGAGGAATAA
- the gcvPA gene encoding aminomethyl-transferring glycine dehydrogenase subunit GcvPA: protein MTVKYRYLPMTEADRQEMLADLGITNIAELFADIPESIRFKGELEIPEAIPETELTKHMGRMAGKNVNALDYACFLGAGTYDHYIPSVVNHVISRSEFYTAYTPYQPEISQGELQAIFEFQTMICELTGMDVANSSMYDGATALAEAAAMTAAKTKRKKVVVSRGVHPEARSILQTYAKGQGLEIVEIGCKNGITDMEALAAAVDETTASVLVQYPNFFGAVEPLNEIEKIAHQHKGLLVVSANPLSLGILTPPGAFGADVVVGDAQPFGIPMAFGGPHCGYFAVKKELMRQIPGRIVGQTKDEEGRRGFVLTLQAREQHIRREKATSNICSNQALNALAAAVAMTSLGKQGVQEMALLNVQKTQYAKQQIAKLNGYEVTYDTPVFNEFVIKASRPIGDINRALLQNGIIGGFDLGRDYPELAGHMLLAVTELRTKEEIDRLVKGLEGAHHA from the coding sequence GTGACCGTAAAATATCGTTATCTTCCAATGACTGAGGCGGATCGCCAGGAGATGCTGGCCGATCTCGGTATCACCAACATTGCAGAGCTGTTCGCAGATATTCCAGAGTCGATTCGTTTTAAGGGGGAGCTTGAGATTCCTGAAGCAATCCCGGAAACAGAGCTGACCAAACATATGGGGCGAATGGCGGGAAAAAACGTCAACGCGCTTGATTATGCCTGCTTCTTAGGTGCAGGCACGTATGATCACTACATTCCAAGCGTGGTAAATCATGTCATCTCCCGCTCTGAATTTTATACCGCTTATACACCGTATCAGCCAGAGATCAGTCAGGGTGAGCTGCAGGCGATTTTTGAGTTTCAGACGATGATCTGCGAATTAACCGGAATGGATGTCGCCAACTCGTCTATGTATGACGGAGCTACCGCATTAGCGGAGGCTGCGGCAATGACAGCAGCAAAGACGAAGCGCAAAAAAGTTGTGGTATCACGCGGTGTGCACCCAGAAGCGCGCTCGATTCTGCAAACCTATGCCAAGGGACAGGGCTTAGAGATTGTCGAGATTGGCTGCAAAAACGGAATCACAGATATGGAGGCTCTTGCGGCCGCAGTGGATGAGACAACGGCTTCTGTTCTTGTCCAATATCCGAACTTCTTTGGTGCGGTCGAGCCGCTCAACGAAATTGAGAAGATCGCACACCAGCATAAGGGTCTGCTCGTCGTGAGTGCAAATCCGCTTTCTTTAGGCATTCTTACACCGCCGGGCGCATTCGGTGCTGATGTTGTTGTAGGAGACGCACAGCCGTTTGGGATTCCGATGGCTTTTGGCGGCCCGCACTGCGGCTATTTTGCAGTGAAAAAAGAACTGATGCGTCAGATTCCAGGGCGCATTGTGGGGCAGACGAAGGATGAAGAAGGGCGTCGGGGCTTTGTGCTAACGCTTCAGGCGCGTGAGCAGCATATCCGACGTGAAAAAGCGACATCCAACATCTGCTCCAACCAGGCGTTAAATGCATTGGCCGCAGCGGTGGCGATGACATCGCTCGGTAAGCAAGGTGTGCAGGAAATGGCGCTGCTCAACGTACAGAAGACGCAGTATGCGAAGCAGCAAATCGCCAAACTTAACGGCTACGAAGTGACATATGATACCCCGGTATTTAATGAATTTGTGATTAAGGCGTCACGGCCAATAGGTGACATTAATCGAGCGCTTCTCCAGAATGGAATTATCGGCGGCTTTGATCTTGGACGTGATTATCCCGAGCTTGCAGGGCATATGCTGCTGGCTGTGACAGAGCTGCGTACAAAAGAAGAGATCGACCGATTAGTGAAAGGATTGGAGGGAGCGCACCATGCTTAA
- a CDS encoding TraR/DksA C4-type zinc finger protein — MLTNQELSHYRSLLTKQQQDLQERLQKSDAYGMSQAAMQESVSELSNYDNHPADLASEMFEREKDLALYEHEEEEMRDITRALEAIDRGVYGICEVCRAPIPTERLAALPTTTRCMEHADERFVSKRRPAEEDILAPAYGQFEYDEADATLYDAEDAWQDVSRYGTSDSPSDFFDPSKLDYDDMYIEADESVGYVEDIEGLALADLDGHYIGPSLESPLRDRYEAVLDEANDMYKNE, encoded by the coding sequence ATGCTTACGAATCAAGAGCTTTCTCATTATCGTTCGCTGTTGACCAAGCAGCAGCAGGATCTGCAAGAGCGCCTTCAAAAGAGCGATGCCTATGGAATGAGTCAGGCCGCGATGCAGGAATCAGTCAGTGAGCTGTCCAACTATGATAACCATCCGGCCGATTTGGCAAGCGAGATGTTTGAACGTGAAAAGGATCTGGCTCTTTATGAACATGAGGAAGAAGAGATGCGTGACATTACGCGTGCGCTTGAAGCGATTGATCGCGGCGTGTACGGGATATGTGAAGTGTGCCGCGCGCCGATTCCGACTGAACGCTTGGCAGCTCTTCCGACAACGACACGCTGTATGGAGCATGCGGATGAACGGTTTGTGTCAAAGCGGCGTCCGGCAGAAGAAGACATACTTGCTCCGGCGTACGGTCAATTTGAGTATGACGAAGCGGATGCGACATTGTATGATGCGGAGGATGCGTGGCAGGATGTATCACGATACGGTACATCGGACAGCCCGTCCGACTTCTTTGATCCATCCAAGCTTGATTATGATGATATGTATATTGAGGCGGATGAATCAGTCGGATACGTAGAGGATATCGAAGGGCTGGCGCTTGCTGATCTGGACGGACATTATATCGGCCCCAGCCTGGAATCGCCGCTGCGAGACAGGTATGAGGCTGTGCTGGATGAGGCAAACGACATGTATAAAAATGAATAA
- the gcvPB gene encoding aminomethyl-transferring glycine dehydrogenase subunit GcvPB, whose product MLNTMPKVQEQNKEKELIFEMSKPGRVGYSLPHCDVPEVDVTAVIPSEYLRQTPAELPEVSELQLMRHYTELSKRNHGVDSGFYPLGSCTMKYNPKINEDVARYPGFARIHPYQPEETVQGALQLMYELQEDLAAITGMDAVTLQSAAGAQGEWTGLMMIRAYHESRGEQRTKVIVPDSAHGTNPASASVAGFETVTVASDENGFVDVKALRQVVGADTAALMLTNPNTLGLFEKSIVEIAQIVHEAGGLLYYDGANANAILGKARPGDMGFDVVHLNLHKTFTTPHGGGGPGSGPVGVKKDLVPFLPKPMVVKEGDVYRLDFDRPQSIGRVKAYYGNFGINVRAYTYIRTMGPEGLRLVSEYAVLNANYMMRKLAEHYDLPFDTVCKHEFVLSGKRQKKQGVRTLDIAKRLLDFGYHPPTTYFPLIVEECLMIEPTETESKETLDEFIDVMIQIAQEAEQTPELVQEAPHHTVVSRLDEVLAARKPVLRYTKPEAME is encoded by the coding sequence ATGCTTAACACGATGCCGAAGGTTCAGGAACAGAACAAAGAAAAAGAGCTCATTTTCGAAATGAGCAAACCGGGTCGCGTAGGCTACTCGCTTCCGCACTGTGATGTGCCGGAAGTGGACGTTACGGCGGTAATTCCGAGTGAGTATTTACGTCAAACACCGGCAGAGCTGCCGGAGGTTTCCGAACTTCAACTTATGCGTCATTATACGGAGCTGTCCAAGCGCAATCACGGAGTTGATTCCGGCTTCTATCCGCTTGGTTCATGTACGATGAAATACAATCCGAAGATTAACGAAGATGTGGCACGTTATCCTGGATTTGCACGCATTCACCCGTACCAGCCAGAAGAGACGGTGCAGGGTGCACTGCAGCTAATGTATGAACTGCAGGAAGACTTGGCAGCCATTACCGGTATGGACGCGGTCACACTGCAATCCGCCGCCGGTGCTCAGGGCGAGTGGACCGGGCTGATGATGATTCGTGCATATCACGAAAGCCGCGGGGAGCAACGCACGAAAGTGATCGTACCGGACTCCGCCCATGGGACGAATCCGGCTTCTGCAAGTGTGGCAGGATTTGAGACCGTAACGGTAGCATCGGATGAGAATGGGTTTGTTGATGTAAAGGCGCTTCGACAGGTGGTTGGAGCAGACACGGCAGCGCTTATGCTGACCAATCCGAATACGCTTGGTTTGTTCGAGAAGAGCATTGTAGAAATCGCACAGATCGTTCATGAAGCTGGCGGGCTGCTGTATTATGATGGAGCCAATGCCAATGCGATTCTTGGCAAAGCGCGTCCGGGTGATATGGGCTTTGATGTTGTACACTTAAATTTGCATAAGACCTTTACAACACCGCACGGCGGCGGTGGCCCGGGCTCCGGTCCGGTAGGAGTGAAGAAAGATTTAGTACCGTTTTTGCCGAAGCCGATGGTTGTAAAAGAAGGAGACGTTTATCGTCTTGATTTTGACCGTCCGCAGTCGATTGGCCGCGTGAAAGCATACTACGGGAACTTTGGGATCAATGTACGTGCCTATACGTATATCCGTACGATGGGGCCGGAGGGATTGCGCCTCGTCTCCGAATATGCGGTATTAAACGCCAATTACATGATGCGCAAGCTGGCTGAACATTATGATCTGCCGTTTGATACGGTATGTAAGCATGAATTTGTTCTATCAGGGAAGCGGCAGAAGAAACAGGGCGTTCGTACGTTAGACATTGCTAAGCGTTTACTTGACTTTGGTTATCATCCGCCGACGACGTATTTCCCGCTTATTGTAGAGGAATGTCTGATGATTGAGCCAACCGAAACAGAGTCGAAGGAGACACTTGATGAGTTCATCGACGTCATGATTCAAATTGCACAAGAGGCGGAACAGACACCAGAACTGGTGCAGGAAGCGCCGCATCATACTGTAGTCAGCCGTCTGGATGAAGTATTAGCAGCTAGAAAACCGGTGCTGCGCTATACAAAACCAGAGGCAATGGAATAA